The following coding sequences are from one Pocillopora verrucosa isolate sample1 chromosome 5, ASM3666991v2, whole genome shotgun sequence window:
- the LOC131790474 gene encoding adhesion G-protein coupled receptor D1-like isoform X2, which produces MDQPIRNDAGKATRYLNSRIMAVAMDPKPNKLEANVILKFRNLRVDERKKTCVFWRGFNKSSEGFSGRGCHVVASQSNSEETVCSCNHLTHFAVLLDYNGSSELTEEDETLLEIITYVGLSLSIMGIILTVILYSFLTDVHQPLSQIRLSLSVALGAGQFIFLVGINATKNKASCITAAAFMQYFLMASFCWMLVEGFYLYLFVVKVYNITEKMHMYHVMSWGLPIVMVGISLCIAAGKDGIESFASDKYCWLSYTNNLVWIFAAFMAFVEVLNILILVRVIKEMTTLVQPMGEDNHIKQIRLGFKTCAVMIPLMGITWLFGLLSPWHKAFAYIFTIFNSTQGFLIFFFHCVRNSQIRERLKRRMNAIFPSSEVGNSARKNSRVNASYAGKIQAVEMQSFDA; this is translated from the exons ATGGATCAACCCATCAGGAATGACGCAGGCAAAGCCACAAG gtATTTGAACTCCAGGATAATGGCCGTGGCTATGGAtccaaaaccaaacaaactggAAGCGAATGTCATATTAAAGTTCAGAAACCTGAGG gttgatgaaagaaaaaagacttgTGTGTTTTGGAGGGGCTTTAACAAAAG CTCAGAAGGATTTTCAGGGAGAGGATGCCATGTGGTTGCATCACAaagcaactcagaagaaacagtgtgcagctgcaatcatttgactcattttgcTGTCTTACTTGACTACAACGGCAGCTCAGAG CTCACTGAGGAAGACGAAACTCTTCTGGAGATTATCACCTACGTGGGATTAAGCCTGTCAATCATGGGAATAATTTTGACAGTTATTCTATATTCCTTCCTTAC AGATGTTCACCAGCCTCTGTCACAAATACGATTGAGTCTTTCTGTTGCCCTCGGAGCtggacaatttatttttctcgtaGGGATAAAcgccacaaaaaacaaa gCCTCTTGTATTACAGCAGCAGCTTTCATGCAATATTTCCTGATGGCTTCGTTCTGTTGGATGCTGGTGGAGGGATTTTACCTCTACCTCTTTGTGgtgaaagtttacaacatcACCGAAAAGATGCACATGTATCACGTCATGTCATGGG GTTTACCCATCGTCATGGTCGGTATTTCATTATGCATCGCTGCTGGGAAAGATGGAATAGAAAGCTTCGCTAGTGATAAATA TTGCTGGCTGTCCTACACAAACAACCTCGTCTGGATATTCGCCGCATTTATGGCTTTTGTTGAAGTG ctcaacattttgatactcGTCCGAGTCATAAAAGAGATGACCACGCTAGTGCAACCTATGGGGGAAGACAATCATATTAAGCAGATACG ACTTGGCTTTAAAACATGCGCGGTGATGATTCCACTGATGGGTATAACGTGGCTATTCGGTCTTTTGTCGCCATGGCACAAAGCTTTCGCCTACATTTTCACCATCTTTAACTCTACTCAG GGAttcctgatttttttcttccattgtgTGCGAAACAGCCAG ATTAGAGAGCGATTGAAAAGGAGGATGAACGCAATTTTTCCATCTTCCGAAGTTGGAAACTCTGCAAGGAAAAACTCACGAGTTAACGCAAGTTATGCCGGGAAAATACAGGCAGTTGAAATGCAGTCTTTCGATGCATGA
- the LOC131790474 gene encoding adhesion G-protein coupled receptor D1-like isoform X1, which yields MDQPIRNDAGKATRYLNSRIMAVAMDPKPNKLEANVILKFRNLRVDERKKTCVFWRGFNKSSEGFSGRGCHVVASQSNSEETVCSCNHLTHFAVLLDYNGSSEQLTEEDETLLEIITYVGLSLSIMGIILTVILYSFLTDVHQPLSQIRLSLSVALGAGQFIFLVGINATKNKASCITAAAFMQYFLMASFCWMLVEGFYLYLFVVKVYNITEKMHMYHVMSWGLPIVMVGISLCIAAGKDGIESFASDKYCWLSYTNNLVWIFAAFMAFVEVLNILILVRVIKEMTTLVQPMGEDNHIKQIRLGFKTCAVMIPLMGITWLFGLLSPWHKAFAYIFTIFNSTQGFLIFFFHCVRNSQIRERLKRRMNAIFPSSEVGNSARKNSRVNASYAGKIQAVEMQSFDA from the exons ATGGATCAACCCATCAGGAATGACGCAGGCAAAGCCACAAG gtATTTGAACTCCAGGATAATGGCCGTGGCTATGGAtccaaaaccaaacaaactggAAGCGAATGTCATATTAAAGTTCAGAAACCTGAGG gttgatgaaagaaaaaagacttgTGTGTTTTGGAGGGGCTTTAACAAAAG CTCAGAAGGATTTTCAGGGAGAGGATGCCATGTGGTTGCATCACAaagcaactcagaagaaacagtgtgcagctgcaatcatttgactcattttgcTGTCTTACTTGACTACAACGGCAGCTCAGAG CAGCTCACTGAGGAAGACGAAACTCTTCTGGAGATTATCACCTACGTGGGATTAAGCCTGTCAATCATGGGAATAATTTTGACAGTTATTCTATATTCCTTCCTTAC AGATGTTCACCAGCCTCTGTCACAAATACGATTGAGTCTTTCTGTTGCCCTCGGAGCtggacaatttatttttctcgtaGGGATAAAcgccacaaaaaacaaa gCCTCTTGTATTACAGCAGCAGCTTTCATGCAATATTTCCTGATGGCTTCGTTCTGTTGGATGCTGGTGGAGGGATTTTACCTCTACCTCTTTGTGgtgaaagtttacaacatcACCGAAAAGATGCACATGTATCACGTCATGTCATGGG GTTTACCCATCGTCATGGTCGGTATTTCATTATGCATCGCTGCTGGGAAAGATGGAATAGAAAGCTTCGCTAGTGATAAATA TTGCTGGCTGTCCTACACAAACAACCTCGTCTGGATATTCGCCGCATTTATGGCTTTTGTTGAAGTG ctcaacattttgatactcGTCCGAGTCATAAAAGAGATGACCACGCTAGTGCAACCTATGGGGGAAGACAATCATATTAAGCAGATACG ACTTGGCTTTAAAACATGCGCGGTGATGATTCCACTGATGGGTATAACGTGGCTATTCGGTCTTTTGTCGCCATGGCACAAAGCTTTCGCCTACATTTTCACCATCTTTAACTCTACTCAG GGAttcctgatttttttcttccattgtgTGCGAAACAGCCAG ATTAGAGAGCGATTGAAAAGGAGGATGAACGCAATTTTTCCATCTTCCGAAGTTGGAAACTCTGCAAGGAAAAACTCACGAGTTAACGCAAGTTATGCCGGGAAAATACAGGCAGTTGAAATGCAGTCTTTCGATGCATGA